CCAAATCTCAATCTGATTCAGATAGGAGATGTGCTTGGGGAGGTAAATAAAGCGAATCTGGTGGGTCGGGTCACTCAGAAATGCTGCCCTTGTCTCAATCGACTAAAGAACGCTTGATTGACCCTTAACCCCCAGGTCTATCTCAACCCCGCAGCGCCGCGCCACTAATTCGACGAGAGAGGGTTGCGGATTTAAGCAAC
The sequence above is a segment of the Mastigocladopsis repens PCC 10914 genome. Coding sequences within it:
- a CDS encoding transposase; this translates as METRAAFLSDPTHQIRFIYLPKHISYLNQIEIWFGILARWLDKRASLTQSASSGYRYLLPN